The DNA window GGATCCCTCCAGATTTTGATCCTTTTGTGTTTCTATTTGACAGCATCAACACATGATCAAGATGTTTTCGGCTTCTTTCCCGAGGAGAGGTTTTGTCATGGATTTGAGGAAGTGTTGACTCGATATAGGGAAATTGTTCCTCATCTACGTCTAGCAGGTTCGATTTATAACGGAAACTTCATATTTTCTAATCTATTCCCTGAATTTATTTATGGAATATTAAATTAAAGCATTGACCATTATGCAATTGCTAACTGGCAGGTCCCACATCATTTGCCCCTGTCATAGAAATGGCAACGACTATTGTTGAACAGAGTGGTGGGCAGTATCATGTGTTAGTTATAATTGCTGATGGTCAGGTATTGTCCTTTCTCAATCATGTGCAAAGTCCCTTGTTAATTATTCTCCCATGTTCCcttattttttgttaaaaaaataaataatatttataataggtACTGAATTGAACTTGACCTTCTTAGAGCTTTTTTTAATGCAATTAGGGTAATTCCCTGAAGTAGGGTAGCACAATTCCACTTAAATTAGGGCGTTCTTAGTGGCAATGGAGCGTAAGATGACTGAGATCATTGTCTTTTAGGCAAGactcttagagcttgtttgatgtggggttatttggatttttttttctaactaacTCCTTATTTATCATCAATCActttatcaatcaaatcatttaaatcatcaattaaaatactaaattacccctactttaatttttcataaaatttaaatattaaataaaaaaatagtaattttaccctaataatccactttttcatcaaacatggttttgatttcataatcctgtttttttccaaataaccccATATCAAATAAGCTCGTTAAGATTGATAATCTACAGTTTGTTGTAATTATTGATATCATCATTGCAGACATGaccccatttgaaaacacttttatttatttattgtatgtGGAAACATTTTCATCTACATGATTTCTGAGTCTGTATCCTACTAAATTTCGTTTTAAAACtacataaacaaaaacaaaagtgtttccaaatggggctCCTTTTCTTTAAGGCTATTTTTAGTTCGGGCAGAATTAGAATTGAGGTCCAATTCCAAATCATTTGGTTATTTGACGACTTAAAACAAGGAGTTATAATTGGAACTATAATTCTAATGGAATTGGATGTATATAACTTTTAAGTTCCAATTTCATACTTCCCACTTCAGAATTACTTATATGATTTCTCCAAACAAacattataattcaatttcattCTTATTAACATGGAATTCTAATTCTGATTTCAATTATACACATCCAAACATAGCCTTAGCCTTGGTACTCTATGCCTTTTCAATTGAAATTACTTGCTTTTAGTATTCTTGGCTTTGCAATACACCAAAACACAAGTTGTGTTTTTTCTGTTGGATTTTTCATGtataattaacaaaaagatTATCTCTTTCCCCCTAAAAAACAACTTTTCTTCTAGTACATTTAGATCTGTGCATTTCTATTTCTAAGATAATGATGGGAACATGTTTACTAAACATAAAGATGATTGAAGATGACTTGACAATTTACTCAGCCATAATAGAACTGTGATTGTGCTTCTGCAGGTAACAAGGAGTGTTGATACTGAACGAGGTCAACTGAGTCCTCAGGAGAGGCGAACTGTTGAAGCAATTGTAGAAGCAaggttattttattaatgtgcAGTAATCTGATATTCTTTGGCGTTTTctgaatttatttttcaatatccATCTCTACTGAATATACCTATCTCTCCTGCAGCAAGTTCCCCTTATCTATTATATTAGTTGGGGTTGGAGATGGACCATGGGACATGATGAAAGATTTTGATGACAATATCCCTGCCAGGGCCTTTGATAATTTTCAAGTAATAATTAACAATCTAGCTTTTCAAGTTCACCTTGTATTAATTGGTAAAAGTTCTGACAAATCCGGATTTTCCATCTCTTTTTCAGTTTGTTAATTTCACTGAAATCATGCTAAAGAATGTTGCCCAGTCCCGCAAAGAGACGGAGTTCGCCCTTGCAGCTCTGATGGAAATTCCTTCCCAGTATAAAGCAACAATAGAGCTTCAAACATTGGGGTAATGATTTCTTTTGAGatttagggcttgtttgatgtgtctcttttttgggtttaatccaaataaatcaaCTGTCCATCATatcattactttttattataaatattatatactaaggatattttggtcatttgacccaaataaataatatttttttcaagatttttttccaaaaaataacaGGGCCTTGTTTTATGTGTAGTTATTTGAATAGCCAGGTCGTTTTTGAGTAAAATGATATTAGgggtataaaatataataataaatcatgtttttaaaagTCAGAGGTATTTGGTATttagttgataatttgaatgatgtaATTGATGAGTTGATGGGAtattgatttctttttttttttcaaaagaaaatggGATAGTAAGTTATCTAGAAATAATCCCAAGTAACTCATGTCAAACAATCTCCAGATCAGTATCACGATAGCTCAAATAGAAAGAGTATCAAATATCTCAAGATTCTTATAAGAATGTCCTGATTTAAGTGAGGTTATGATATCCCTCCTACAGGAATAAACTCTGGCtacaaaaaagtaaaaaactTCAGATCATTTTGAAATAATCTTTACATCAAACAAGAGCCCTTAGTGTTCAAATGGATTTTATTAACCTAAATTATCcaaattcttcttttttttcccTTGCATAGTAACCGGAAAGGGAATGCCCCAGAAAGAGTGCCTCTCCCCCCTCCAGTCTATTCAGCAGGGTCTTTTAACAGCTCAAAACCTACACATTCGGCGAAATCTCAACAGGGAACTTCTTCATTTAGCAGCTACAGCAGTAATATCGATGCTCAAGCCACTGCCCCACCTTCCATGAACTCTACTTTTGACAATCAGGTAATAAAATTCTACTTAAAATAGTAGAATTCTTCAAATCCATGGTTTCAAATTATCTGAAGCATATTTTGGGCTATTTTTATGACAGATTTGTCCCATTTGCTTAAGTAATCCAAAAGACATGGCTTTTGGCTGTGGCCATCAGGTAATGTTAAGATGAGATATCAGTAATTTGGGGCACAAATTTCCCACTTTCAAATTATCGTTTTGTTTGCAGACTTGCTGTGAGTGTGGGCTAGATCTACAACTATGCCCAATTTGCAGATCTACAATCCAGACCAGAATAAAGCTCTACTGAGGAACAAAACAAAATGGTTAGATAACTCTACTTATTCAGGAGCGAGCGAtggtttgtgtttttttatttagttgtaTGCAGAAATGACTTGGAAGTTTACTTAGGAGGATAATGGTAGGTGGTGGGGATGATTTGGTAAATTAATTTGTTGCGTGTTGGGGGATGATCTTGCTTCATTTGGTGGATTCTTTTAATTAATGGAAAGTGATATGTTTGAtcatatatttgaatttggaatCATCAAtaatggtggtggtggtggtggaatTATTTGGTCAAGTTTGTTGCGTGTTGGGGATTATCTTGCTTCATTTGGAtactttaattaatcaaaagtgACACCTACATGTGTTGAATGTTGATCATTATTGAAGGTATCTTTGAATTTGGAACCATCAATAATGGAATAATGGTGGTGGTGGTTGTAGTGTTGGTTGTATTATCATACTCCCTTTAAGGTGGGGATTTGATTCATTTATTCATTACTATTCATTTTAGCTGTCATTGTATTATTATGTTTTGGGCTCGAACTTGTGGGCAGGAACTTATAAATCTAAATCTGCCATATGaggtttaattattttattttaaatggttcatatattatgaaaaataaaaatttgtctaaacaaaagaattttttacattaaaattaagaGATTAACTAGTATAGAGATTTTCAAGAATGTGGTTTGAAGAAGTTTCTCAGAATAAATTTTAGAAAGTTTGGTGCAAATCTCAATTTTGATCCTTGTGAGATCATTGTTTAAGAGATTTTGAAAAaaggaattattt is part of the Impatiens glandulifera chromosome 1, dImpGla2.1, whole genome shotgun sequence genome and encodes:
- the LOC124917533 gene encoding E3 ubiquitin-protein ligase RGLG2-like, producing MGQKNSRERQSTRRSLPSAWNHYETPASGTQDIPQTAYPAYPQQQYHPPPQQSYGGPPPQQTQKKLDRRYSRIADNYKSLDEVTGALARAGLESSNLILGIDFTKSNEWTGARSFNRKSLHHIGDGLNPYEQAISIIGRTLAAFDEDNMIPCFGFGDASTHDQDVFGFFPEERFCHGFEEVLTRYREIVPHLRLAGPTSFAPVIEMATTIVEQSGGQYHVLVIIADGQVTRSVDTERGQLSPQERRTVEAIVEASKFPLSIILVGVGDGPWDMMKDFDDNIPARAFDNFQFVNFTEIMLKNVAQSRKETEFALAALMEIPSQYKATIELQTLGNRKGNAPERVPLPPPVYSAGSFNSSKPTHSAKSQQGTSSFSSYSSNIDAQATAPPSMNSTFDNQICPICLSNPKDMAFGCGHQTCCECGLDLQLCPICRSTIQTRIKLY